A part of Planococcus sp. MB-3u-03 genomic DNA contains:
- the icmF gene encoding fused isobutyryl-CoA mutase/GTPase IcmF: MATIQESTTYQPNHHIRFVTASALFDGHDASINIMRRILQANGVEVIHLGHNRSVEEVVNAAIQEDVQGIAISSYQGGHMEYFKYMYDLLQERGAGHIQIYGGGGGVILPREIRELEDYGIAGIFSPEDGRKKGLQGMIAEIVEKCDFSTAKEDVSLDEMSADNPVALANVITTAEEAHTRNLDTTDLMKAVREKSKNTPVLGITGTGGAGKSSLTDELIRRFLTELPGKKIAILSIDPTKQKTGGALLGDRIRMNAIFNKRVFMRSLATRGSRTELSAAIGDVLDVVRAAGFDLIVVETSGIGQGDAEIAGISDASMYVMTSEFGAPTQLEKIDMIDYADLIVINKYERKGSEDARRQVQKQYQRSHLLWDKDLDDMPVYGTIASQFNDKGTNALFAALVGTLNEKCGTDWETSYEAFAKTQKENLIIPNDRRYYLREITETVRGYHAKSAEQASFARRLFQLEGAIEEVKKNAPNDALVDSLESLAAGVRDELTAESKRILNNWESLQSDYAGDELVTKVRDKELRTLLRTESLSGIKIPRVALPKFKDYGEILRWVYAENVPGAFPYTAGVFPFKRAGEDPKRQFAGEGTPERTNRRFHYLSKGDDAKRLSTAFDSVTLYGEDPDHRPDIYGKVGESGVSICTLEDMKKLYDGFDLCLPSTSVSMTINGPAPIILAMFMNTAIDQQVKKREEELGRTLDVEEFTEVREATLQVVRGTVQADILKEDQGQNTCIFSTEFALRMMGDIQQYFIDHKVRNYYSVSISGYHIAEAGANPISQLAFTLSNGFTYVEYYLSRGMNIDDFAPNLSFFFSNGLDPEYTVIGRVARRIWAVVMRDKYGANERSQKLKYHVQTSGRSLHAQEIDFNDIRTTLQALMALQDNCNSLHTNAYDEAITTPTEESVRRAMAIQMIITKEHGLSKNENPLQGAFVVEELTQLVEEAVLTEFDRIDDRGGVLGAMETQYQRGKIQEESMHYEMKKHTGELPIIGVNTYLNPNPQSDDDINAMEIARATQEEKEAQINNLRSFQERNPSDEALERLKQVAKTGGNIFEELMETVKVASLGQITTALYEVGGQYRRNM, from the coding sequence ATGGCTACAATTCAAGAAAGCACGACGTACCAGCCGAATCATCATATCCGGTTTGTGACCGCGTCCGCTCTTTTTGACGGTCACGATGCATCGATCAATATTATGCGCCGGATTTTACAGGCAAACGGTGTAGAAGTCATTCATCTCGGGCACAACCGCTCGGTGGAAGAAGTTGTCAATGCAGCGATCCAGGAAGATGTCCAAGGAATCGCCATTTCGTCTTATCAAGGCGGCCATATGGAATACTTCAAATACATGTATGACCTGCTTCAAGAACGCGGAGCAGGACATATCCAAATTTACGGCGGCGGCGGAGGAGTCATTTTGCCGCGCGAAATCCGCGAGCTGGAAGATTACGGCATCGCCGGCATCTTCTCTCCTGAAGACGGGCGTAAAAAAGGATTGCAGGGCATGATCGCGGAAATCGTCGAGAAATGTGATTTTTCGACAGCGAAAGAAGATGTCTCGCTTGATGAGATGTCCGCTGACAATCCGGTAGCCCTGGCAAATGTCATCACAACCGCTGAAGAAGCGCACACGAGAAATCTCGATACAACCGACTTGATGAAAGCGGTACGTGAAAAATCGAAAAACACGCCAGTTCTAGGGATCACCGGAACAGGCGGAGCCGGGAAAAGCTCGTTGACGGACGAGTTGATCCGCCGCTTTTTGACGGAATTGCCGGGCAAGAAAATCGCCATTTTATCGATCGACCCGACGAAACAAAAAACCGGCGGCGCGCTGCTCGGTGACCGCATCCGCATGAACGCGATATTCAATAAGCGTGTCTTTATGAGAAGCCTCGCCACACGTGGGTCGAGAACTGAATTGTCCGCTGCGATCGGCGATGTGCTGGATGTCGTGAGAGCGGCAGGTTTCGATTTGATTGTCGTGGAAACGAGCGGCATCGGGCAAGGCGACGCTGAAATCGCAGGCATTTCCGATGCTTCGATGTACGTCATGACGAGCGAATTCGGTGCGCCGACACAACTCGAGAAAATCGACATGATCGATTACGCCGACCTTATCGTCATCAATAAATATGAGCGCAAAGGCTCGGAAGACGCACGCCGCCAAGTGCAGAAACAATACCAGCGCAGCCACCTGTTATGGGACAAGGACTTGGACGATATGCCGGTATATGGCACCATCGCCAGCCAGTTCAACGACAAAGGGACGAATGCCTTGTTCGCGGCACTCGTCGGCACGCTCAATGAAAAATGCGGCACCGATTGGGAAACGAGCTACGAAGCGTTTGCCAAAACACAAAAAGAGAATTTGATCATCCCGAATGACCGCCGCTACTATTTGCGGGAAATTACGGAAACGGTGCGCGGCTACCACGCGAAAAGCGCAGAGCAAGCTTCATTTGCCCGCCGCTTGTTCCAGCTAGAAGGCGCCATAGAAGAAGTCAAAAAAAACGCGCCGAACGATGCACTGGTCGATTCGTTGGAATCACTTGCTGCAGGCGTGCGCGATGAATTGACGGCAGAATCAAAACGAATTCTCAACAACTGGGAGTCCTTGCAGTCCGATTATGCCGGCGATGAACTTGTCACTAAAGTGCGCGATAAGGAACTGCGCACTTTGCTGCGGACTGAAAGCTTATCAGGCATTAAAATTCCGCGAGTGGCATTGCCGAAATTCAAAGATTACGGCGAAATCCTGCGTTGGGTCTATGCTGAAAACGTGCCGGGTGCATTCCCGTATACAGCTGGCGTATTTCCGTTCAAACGCGCCGGCGAAGATCCAAAGCGCCAGTTCGCGGGAGAAGGAACTCCGGAACGCACGAACAGAAGGTTCCATTATTTGTCAAAAGGTGACGACGCTAAACGCCTGTCGACCGCTTTCGACTCGGTAACATTGTATGGAGAAGACCCAGACCACCGTCCTGATATTTACGGAAAAGTCGGCGAATCGGGAGTTTCCATCTGTACGCTTGAAGACATGAAGAAATTGTACGACGGCTTTGATTTGTGCTTGCCTTCGACATCCGTATCGATGACGATCAACGGGCCTGCGCCGATTATCCTTGCGATGTTCATGAACACAGCAATTGATCAGCAAGTGAAAAAGCGTGAAGAAGAGCTCGGACGCACCTTGGACGTTGAAGAATTCACAGAAGTACGTGAAGCAACATTGCAAGTGGTCCGCGGAACCGTTCAAGCGGATATCTTGAAAGAAGACCAAGGGCAGAACACGTGCATCTTCTCGACGGAATTCGCACTTCGCATGATGGGAGATATCCAGCAATACTTTATCGACCACAAAGTGCGCAATTATTACTCCGTATCGATTTCCGGCTACCATATAGCAGAAGCAGGCGCGAACCCGATTTCCCAATTGGCGTTCACTTTGTCAAACGGCTTCACATACGTTGAGTATTATTTGAGCCGCGGCATGAATATCGATGATTTCGCGCCGAACTTGTCGTTCTTCTTCTCGAACGGCCTCGATCCGGAATACACGGTCATCGGACGCGTGGCACGCCGCATATGGGCAGTTGTTATGCGCGATAAATACGGCGCCAACGAACGCAGCCAGAAACTGAAATATCACGTTCAGACATCCGGCCGCAGCTTGCACGCACAGGAAATCGACTTTAACGATATCCGTACAACTTTACAGGCGCTCATGGCATTGCAGGATAACTGCAACTCGCTCCACACGAACGCTTACGATGAAGCGATCACGACGCCGACAGAAGAATCGGTGCGCCGTGCGATGGCCATCCAGATGATCATCACAAAAGAACATGGATTATCGAAAAACGAAAACCCGTTGCAAGGTGCGTTTGTCGTCGAAGAACTGACCCAGTTGGTCGAAGAGGCCGTCCTCACGGAATTCGACCGCATCGACGACCGCGGCGGCGTTCTTGGCGCAATGGAAACGCAATACCAGCGCGGCAAGATCCAGGAAGAATCCATGCATTATGAAATGAAGAAGCATACCGGCGAATTGCCGATCATCGGGGTCAATACGTATTTGAACCCGAACCCGCAATCGGACGATGACATCAACGCGATGGAAATTGCCCGTGCGACGCAAGAGGAAAAAGAAGCGCAAATTAACAATTTGCGTTCGTTCCAGGAACGCAATCCATCAGATGAAGCCTTGGAACGCTTGAAGCAAGTGGCGAAAACCGGCGGCAATATTTTCGAAGAGCTCATGGAGACAGTCAAAGTCGCAAGCCTTGGCCAAATCACCACAGCACTCTACGAAGTCGGCGGCCAGTATCGCAGAAATATGTAA
- a CDS encoding acyl-CoA dehydrogenase: protein MNFQLSEEHKMIRKMVRDFAKNEVAPTAEQRDEEESFDMKIFHQMAELGLTGIPWPEEYGGIGSDYLAYCIAVEELSRVDGSVGVILSAHTSLAGWPVYTFGTEEQKQKYLRPMAEGTKVGAYGLTEPSAGSDAGSMKTSAKEDGDHYVLNGSKIFITNGGIADIYVVFAVTDPDSKHKGTTAFIVEKDFEGFSVGKKEKKLGIRSSPTTEIIFDNCRVPKENVLGELGQGFKIAMQTLDGGRNGIAAQAVGIAQGAMDAAVDYAKEREQFGKPIAANQGISFKLADMATSIEASRLLTYQAAWLESNKLSYSKESAMAKLMAGDTAMKVTTEAVQVFGGYGYTKDYPVERFMRDAKITQIYEGTQEVQRLVISRMVTK from the coding sequence ATGAACTTTCAACTATCTGAAGAACATAAAATGATCCGCAAAATGGTTCGCGACTTCGCGAAAAACGAGGTTGCTCCGACAGCAGAACAGCGCGACGAAGAAGAAAGCTTCGATATGAAAATCTTCCATCAAATGGCGGAACTTGGTCTGACAGGCATTCCATGGCCGGAAGAATACGGCGGCATCGGTTCGGATTATTTGGCGTATTGCATCGCGGTTGAAGAATTGTCCCGCGTGGACGGTTCTGTCGGCGTTATTCTTTCTGCCCATACTTCACTTGCAGGATGGCCGGTCTATACATTCGGAACGGAAGAGCAAAAGCAGAAATACCTGCGCCCGATGGCAGAAGGCACAAAAGTCGGCGCTTACGGACTAACTGAACCATCTGCAGGGTCAGATGCAGGAAGCATGAAGACCAGCGCAAAAGAAGACGGCGACCATTACGTCTTGAACGGTTCGAAAATCTTCATCACGAACGGCGGAATCGCTGACATCTATGTCGTCTTTGCGGTGACAGATCCAGACTCGAAACATAAAGGCACAACAGCCTTCATCGTCGAGAAAGATTTCGAAGGCTTCTCTGTCGGCAAGAAGGAGAAAAAACTCGGCATCCGTTCAAGCCCAACGACAGAAATCATCTTCGACAACTGCCGTGTGCCAAAAGAAAACGTTCTCGGCGAACTGGGCCAAGGCTTCAAGATCGCCATGCAGACGCTTGACGGCGGACGCAACGGCATCGCAGCACAAGCTGTCGGAATTGCACAAGGCGCGATGGACGCAGCAGTCGATTACGCAAAAGAGCGCGAACAATTCGGCAAGCCGATCGCAGCGAACCAAGGGATTTCATTCAAGCTTGCGGACATGGCGACATCGATCGAAGCATCACGCCTGTTGACGTACCAAGCGGCATGGCTCGAGTCGAACAAATTGTCCTACAGCAAAGAATCCGCCATGGCAAAATTGATGGCTGGCGATACAGCGATGAAAGTAACGACAGAAGCGGTTCAAGTCTTCGGCGGCTACGGCTATACGAAAGATTATCCGGTTGAGCGCTTTATGCGCGATGCGAAAATCACACAAATCTACGAAGGCACACAGGAAGTCCAGCGTTTGGTCATTTCCCGTATGGTCACGAAATAA
- a CDS encoding CTP synthase, whose protein sequence is MTKYIFVTGGVVSSLGKGITAASLGRLLKNRGLSVTIQKFDPYINIDPGTMSPYQHGEVFVTDDGAETDLDLGHYERFIDINLNKYSNVTTGKVYSTVIQKERRGDYLGGTVQVIPHITNEIKDRLLRAAKTAQADVVITEIGGTVGDIESLPFLEAIRQMRSDLGREEVMYIHCTLIPYLGAAKEMKTKPTQHSVKELRSLGIQPNLIVVRTEYPVPQDMKDKIALFCDIKSEEVIESRDVDVIYEMPLRLQEQHMDQIVLDYFGIEAPEADMTEWNELVEKVKSLKKSVKIGLVGKYVELQDAYISVVESLKHAGFAFDSDIEVDWINAEHVNAENVAETLKDCDGILVPGGFGDRGVEGKVLATQYARENKVPFFGICLGMQLASVEYARNVMNLDGAHSSELDPKTLYPVIDLLPEQKDIEDLGGTLRLGLYPAKLDKTSKAYEAYGEELVYERHRHRYEFNNEFREQFEKAGFKFTGTSPDGRLVEIIEVADHPWFVACQFHPEFISRPNRPQPLFREFVRASLDNQ, encoded by the coding sequence ATGACAAAGTATATATTCGTAACAGGTGGAGTGGTTTCATCATTAGGGAAAGGGATCACGGCAGCATCTCTTGGGCGCTTGCTGAAAAACCGCGGACTTAGTGTCACAATCCAGAAATTCGACCCATACATCAATATTGACCCGGGTACGATGAGCCCTTACCAGCACGGGGAAGTGTTCGTTACCGATGACGGCGCGGAAACGGATTTGGACTTGGGCCATTATGAGCGATTCATCGACATCAACTTGAACAAATATTCAAACGTGACGACGGGGAAAGTCTACTCGACAGTCATCCAGAAAGAACGCCGCGGCGATTATTTGGGCGGAACGGTCCAAGTCATCCCACACATCACGAATGAAATCAAAGACCGCCTATTGCGTGCAGCGAAAACGGCGCAAGCCGATGTCGTCATCACGGAAATCGGCGGAACGGTCGGCGATATCGAATCGCTGCCATTCCTAGAAGCCATCCGCCAAATGCGTTCGGACCTCGGTCGCGAGGAAGTTATGTACATCCACTGTACGCTCATTCCTTACCTCGGCGCTGCAAAAGAAATGAAAACGAAACCGACGCAACACAGCGTAAAAGAATTGCGCAGCCTCGGCATCCAGCCAAACCTGATCGTCGTGCGCACGGAATATCCAGTGCCTCAGGACATGAAAGATAAAATCGCGTTGTTCTGCGACATCAAATCCGAAGAAGTCATCGAATCCCGCGATGTTGATGTCATCTATGAAATGCCGCTTCGTTTGCAGGAGCAGCACATGGACCAAATCGTGCTGGATTATTTCGGTATCGAAGCACCAGAAGCGGATATGACAGAATGGAACGAACTCGTCGAGAAAGTGAAATCCTTGAAGAAATCCGTGAAAATCGGCCTTGTCGGTAAATACGTGGAACTCCAGGATGCTTATATTTCCGTCGTGGAATCATTGAAGCATGCCGGTTTCGCATTCGACTCAGACATTGAAGTCGACTGGATCAACGCAGAACATGTCAACGCAGAAAATGTAGCAGAAACACTCAAGGATTGCGACGGCATCCTCGTGCCAGGCGGCTTTGGCGATCGTGGCGTGGAAGGAAAAGTCCTTGCAACGCAATACGCGCGCGAAAACAAAGTGCCGTTCTTCGGTATCTGCCTCGGAATGCAGCTTGCTTCTGTAGAGTATGCACGCAATGTCATGAACTTGGACGGCGCGCATTCGTCTGAACTCGACCCGAAAACTTTGTACCCGGTCATCGACTTGCTGCCAGAACAAAAAGACATCGAAGATTTGGGTGGCACATTGCGTCTTGGCCTTTACCCGGCGAAGCTTGATAAGACCTCGAAAGCGTATGAAGCATACGGAGAAGAGCTCGTTTACGAAAGACACCGCCATCGCTACGAGTTCAACAATGAATTCCGCGAGCAGTTCGAAAAAGCCGGCTTCAAATTCACAGGCACGAGCCCGGATGGCCGCCTCGTTGAAATCATAGAAGTCGCTGACCACCCTTGGTTCGTCGCTTGCCAATTCCACCCGGAATTCATCTCGCGCCCGAACCGTCCGCAGCCATTGTTCCGTGAATTTGTTCGCGCATCTTTGGACAACCAGTAA
- a CDS encoding 3-hydroxybutyryl-CoA dehydrogenase yields MSIQNVMVIGAGQMGSGIAQVCAQAGFNVKLNDMKQEAYDRGIANITKNLSRNVEKGRMTEDEKSQVLGRIQSSLDLKDAHDVDIVIEAAVENMEIKSTIFKTLDEVAPKHAILASNTSSLPITEIAAATQRPEQVIGMHFMNPVPVMKLVEIIRGLATTDEVYQAVEDMTVKLSKTPVEVNDFPGFVSNRILMPMINEAIFTLQEGVAMKEAIDEVMKLGMNHPMGPLQLADFIGLDTCLYIMEVLHEGFGDSKYRPSPLLRQYVKAGWLGKKTGRGFYEYN; encoded by the coding sequence ATGTCTATCCAAAACGTCATGGTCATCGGAGCCGGCCAAATGGGCTCCGGTATCGCGCAAGTCTGTGCGCAAGCTGGATTTAACGTAAAACTGAACGATATGAAACAAGAAGCCTACGATCGCGGCATCGCTAACATCACGAAAAATTTGTCACGCAACGTCGAAAAAGGACGCATGACAGAAGACGAGAAATCGCAAGTGCTCGGCCGCATCCAATCTTCTTTGGATCTAAAAGACGCGCATGATGTCGACATCGTAATCGAAGCCGCTGTCGAGAACATGGAGATCAAATCGACGATCTTCAAGACTTTGGACGAAGTGGCGCCGAAGCATGCCATTCTTGCATCGAACACATCTTCACTGCCGATCACCGAAATCGCTGCAGCGACGCAGCGCCCGGAACAAGTTATCGGCATGCATTTCATGAACCCAGTACCGGTCATGAAACTGGTCGAGATTATCCGCGGCCTTGCGACAACGGATGAAGTGTATCAGGCAGTCGAAGATATGACGGTGAAATTATCGAAAACACCGGTTGAAGTAAACGACTTCCCTGGATTCGTTTCGAACCGCATTTTGATGCCGATGATCAATGAAGCGATCTTCACGCTCCAAGAAGGCGTCGCAATGAAAGAAGCGATCGATGAAGTGATGAAGCTCGGCATGAACCATCCGATGGGCCCGCTTCAATTGGCTGATTTTATCGGCTTGGATACGTGCCTTTACATTATGGAAGTACTGCACGAAGGTTTCGGCGACAGCAAATACCGTCCAAGCCCGCTCCTGCGCCAATACGTAAAAGCCGGCTGGCTCGGCAAAAAGACCGGACGCGGTTTCTACGAATACAACTAA
- a CDS encoding TetR/AcrR family transcriptional regulator, giving the protein MTKKREIQSSVKDESLIEKRREQMISGAVTLFKEKGFHRTTTREIAKAAGFSIGTLYEYICTKEDVLYLVCDSIYDEVNARLDRLDLEEGSLETLVKALEQYYTLIDDMQDEFVVMYQESKSLPKDALRYVLNKELEMTALFERLLSKCAASGELSLSQKEIVLASHHLFVQGQMWAFRRWALDDYTIGEFIEMQTKFLLQGMAGEKITIQGA; this is encoded by the coding sequence ATGACAAAAAAGCGTGAAATTCAGTCCTCCGTGAAAGACGAAAGCCTGATTGAAAAGCGCCGTGAACAAATGATCAGCGGCGCTGTCACGCTTTTTAAAGAAAAGGGCTTTCACCGGACGACGACAAGGGAAATTGCAAAAGCAGCCGGTTTCAGCATCGGCACATTGTATGAATACATCTGCACCAAAGAAGACGTGCTTTATCTTGTGTGCGACTCGATTTACGACGAAGTCAACGCACGGCTCGACCGGCTGGATTTAGAGGAAGGCTCGCTTGAAACGCTGGTGAAAGCACTCGAGCAATACTATACATTGATCGATGATATGCAAGATGAATTTGTCGTCATGTATCAGGAATCCAAATCCTTGCCGAAAGACGCGCTGCGTTATGTGTTGAACAAGGAACTCGAAATGACGGCCTTGTTCGAACGGCTTCTATCGAAATGCGCCGCGTCAGGGGAATTGTCCCTGTCGCAAAAAGAAATCGTCCTGGCTTCCCATCATTTGTTCGTGCAAGGGCAAATGTGGGCGTTCAGGCGCTGGGCGTTAGATGATTACACCATTGGGGAATTTATCGAAATGCAAACGAAGTTTCTACTGCAGGGGATGGCAGGAGAAAAAATCACGATACAGGGGGCTTGA
- the rpoE gene encoding DNA-directed RNA polymerase subunit delta — translation MNIRELTKEELLEESFVDLTYAILEETKETKTFSELVAELQQLIGLSEEEMKARLAQYYTDMNIDGRFLILGENRWGLREWYPVEQIEEESAPTVKARKKKKSKSTDDDFDDMDLELEDELDFEDFGEDDGDVSSDDDDDDEVAVKAPVVDLDFDSTDDDDDVDEVEDVGVLVEDLDGNIIDEEEDDEEEEEEDGLK, via the coding sequence ATGAACATCCGTGAATTAACGAAAGAAGAATTGCTAGAAGAGTCGTTCGTCGACTTAACATATGCCATTTTGGAAGAAACCAAAGAAACGAAAACTTTTTCAGAGCTTGTCGCTGAATTGCAGCAATTGATCGGCCTCTCTGAAGAAGAGATGAAGGCGCGTCTTGCACAGTACTACACTGACATGAACATTGATGGCCGCTTCCTGATTCTTGGCGAAAACCGTTGGGGGCTTCGCGAGTGGTATCCGGTCGAGCAGATCGAAGAAGAATCTGCACCGACAGTCAAAGCCCGCAAGAAGAAGAAATCGAAATCGACTGATGATGACTTCGACGATATGGATCTCGAGTTGGAAGACGAATTGGACTTCGAAGATTTCGGCGAAGACGATGGCGATGTTTCTTCAGATGACGACGACGATGACGAAGTGGCTGTCAAAGCACCGGTCGTTGATCTTGATTTCGATTCGACAGATGATGATGACGATGTCGACGAAGTGGAAGATGTCGGTGTGCTCGTAGAAGATCTTGATGGCAACATCATCGACGAAGAGGAAGATGACGAAGAGGAAGAAGAAGAGGATGGGCTGAAGTAG
- a CDS encoding acyl-CoA dehydrogenase — protein MDLHFTDEQLMMRNMVRDFAKEEIMPFIERMEEGEFPTEIIKKMGGLGLMGITAPEKYGGSEMDFTSYITAIHELSKASGVIGVILSVHTSVGTNPIINFGTEQQIAKYVPKLATGEYLGAFCLTEPSAGSDAAALKTRTVKKDGNYILNGSKVYITNGGEADSYIVFASTNPEAGPRGISAFIVEKDFPGFVVGKDERKMGLHGSRTVQLTFENMEVPAENLLGEEGKGFSIAMANLNAGRIGIAAQALGIAEAAYDYAVAYAKEREQFGKPIAQQQGIAFKLADMATQVEAAKLLVYNAADMYAKGIECNKESSMAKLFASKAAMDITTEAIQVYGGYGYTKDYPVERLFRDAKVTEIYEGTSEIQRIVISKQLLK, from the coding sequence ATGGACCTGCATTTTACAGATGAACAATTAATGATGCGCAATATGGTGCGCGATTTTGCAAAAGAAGAAATCATGCCTTTTATCGAACGCATGGAAGAAGGCGAATTCCCGACTGAAATCATCAAGAAAATGGGTGGGCTCGGATTGATGGGCATCACCGCACCTGAAAAATACGGCGGTTCGGAAATGGATTTCACTTCTTATATCACGGCCATCCACGAACTGTCCAAAGCAAGCGGCGTCATCGGCGTCATTCTCTCGGTCCATACATCGGTCGGCACTAACCCGATCATCAATTTCGGGACAGAACAGCAAATCGCAAAATATGTGCCCAAATTGGCGACGGGCGAATATTTGGGCGCTTTCTGTTTGACGGAGCCTTCCGCTGGATCGGATGCAGCGGCGCTGAAAACGCGTACTGTTAAAAAAGACGGAAACTATATCCTAAACGGGTCAAAAGTTTACATCACCAATGGCGGCGAAGCCGATTCGTATATCGTATTCGCATCAACCAATCCGGAAGCTGGCCCTCGCGGAATTTCCGCCTTTATCGTGGAAAAAGATTTCCCAGGGTTTGTCGTCGGGAAAGATGAAAGAAAAATGGGGCTTCACGGTTCGCGGACAGTGCAATTGACGTTCGAGAACATGGAAGTACCGGCTGAAAACCTGCTTGGGGAAGAAGGCAAAGGATTTTCGATCGCGATGGCGAACTTGAACGCCGGACGCATCGGCATCGCTGCACAGGCGCTTGGCATCGCAGAAGCTGCATATGATTACGCAGTAGCCTACGCAAAAGAGCGCGAACAATTCGGCAAACCGATCGCCCAGCAGCAAGGGATCGCATTCAAACTTGCCGATATGGCGACACAAGTCGAAGCGGCAAAACTGCTCGTCTACAATGCAGCCGATATGTACGCAAAAGGCATCGAGTGTAATAAGGAATCGTCGATGGCGAAGTTGTTCGCTTCAAAAGCGGCGATGGATATCACCACAGAAGCCATCCAAGTTTACGGCGGCTATGGCTACACGAAAGACTATCCCGTCGAGCGCTTATTCCGCGACGCCAAAGTGACAGAAATCTACGAAGGCACAAGTGAAATCCAGCGCATCGTCATCAGCAAACAACTACTAAAATAA